The DNA window GTTCTGGAACCGGCTCCGGATCGACATGCCCCTCCAGGCCGATCCCACGGTGCAGTATGCCGTGGGCAAGAACCGCCAGGCGCTCACGCGCGCCGACCTCCAGGTCGACCATCCCTACAATACGTATCGCCGCATCGGCCTCCCACCCGGCCCCATCGGCAATCCGGGGCTGCCCGCCATCGTAGCGGCGGCCTATCCGGCCACCGTCAAGTACCTCTACTTCGTCGCCACGGACAACCAGCGCCACCATTTCTCCCAAACCCTGGCCGCCCACAACGAGGCCGTCGCCCGGTACCGCCTCGGCCGGCCACGCTAGCGCGCGCCCCCGTTCTTGTCAGCCCCCGAGCTCGATGCTATAAACAGGCCGACCATGGCGCCCGAAGACGACTCGAGAACGCTGGGAGTTCTGCCCGCGCCATCTCCGTTGCCCGATTTTCGTGTGCGAGATGGGCGGGGTTCCCAGGGGCATCCGCGCCCGGGCCGGTTTCCGCTGCTCTATCAGCTGCTCCGCGCGAGCTGTGCGCCCGCCCTCCGGCGACTTTTTGGTCTCGCCGTGTCAGGCCTCGAGCGGCTTCCCGAGAAGGAACCATTCATCCTCGCGGCCAACCATCACAACTACCTCGACGGGATCGTCCTCGGAGTCGCCGTGCCGCGACCCATAAGCTTCCTGGTCATGCCGCGCGTATACCATGCGAGCCCCCTCCACCCGCCCTTCCATCGGCGCATCGGGTCGATTCCCGTCAATCTCGAGCGGCCTGATCCCGGCGCGATCAAGAGCGCGCTTCGCGTGCTCGAGGACGGCGGCGTCGTCGGCATCTTCCCCGAGGGGCCCTTTTCTCGCGAGGGCCGTCTCATGCCCGGGCAATCCGGCGTGGCCATGATCGCCCTGCGCGCCGGGGTCCCCGTGGTGCCGGCGGCCGTCACGGGCACCTACGAGGCGCTCTGCGGTCGACGTTTCTACGTGCCTCGCTTGACGAGGCTGGCCGTGCGCTTCGGCGAGCCGCTGCGCTTTCCCGGGGCGGGCCGCGGTCCGCTGCGGCACCGGCGCGGTACCCATGCCGATCGCGAGGACATCACTCGCCGGGTCATGAGCCACATCGCGGCCCTGCTCGACGCGGGCCTGCCCGCGCCGGCCCATCGCGGCGAGGCCGACGCTTCGTGACCGCGTCCGGAGGCGGCCCGGGCGCAGGCAAGGCCCGGGGCGGCCGCTTCTCGGAGGGGGCGGACCCGGCGGCCGAGGCCTTTACCTCGTCCCTGTCCTTCGATCGCCGGCTCTGGCCTCAAGACATCCGCGGCAGCGTGGCCTGGGCACGGGCCCTCGAGCGCGCCGGCCTCATCCAGGCGAGCGAGCTCGCCCAGATCGAGCAGGGCCTCGAGGCCGTGCGACAG is part of the Candidatus Methylomirabilota bacterium genome and encodes:
- a CDS encoding lysophospholipid acyltransferase family protein — encoded protein: MSGLERLPEKEPFILAANHHNYLDGIVLGVAVPRPISFLVMPRVYHASPLHPPFHRRIGSIPVNLERPDPGAIKSALRVLEDGGVVGIFPEGPFSREGRLMPGQSGVAMIALRAGVPVVPAAVTGTYEALCGRRFYVPRLTRLAVRFGEPLRFPGAGRGPLRHRRGTHADREDITRRVMSHIAALLDAGLPAPAHRGEADAS